A genomic region of Candidatus Thorarchaeota archaeon contains the following coding sequences:
- a CDS encoding BMP family ABC transporter substrate-binding protein, protein MISKNAILGLVVIFIIVGAGAGIYLVTQPVHNPYEVAIVFATGGLGDKSFNDGCYTGAQKAKTDYNINFTYSEPEKISDYETFLRQYASHAGYIEPFDLIISVGFDQADAVMAVAKDYPNQKFAIVDMFIDPTNYSNVASLLFNENEGSALVGAIAGLTTKTNKIGFLGGMDIPLIRKFAAGYVWGANYTNPGIQHTEQYVGDWADQAKGKTLASGMYTDGADIIFAAAGRSGLGAFDAAKEMNATSSHPLWVIGVDSPQMYLGCADTDNPAPPTVGLTSMLKRVDVAVYSIMHEAVLGTWTGGLKFFNLANGGLDYEINESLLTLPQSVKDTVNDLKQAIINGTFTVPSDIYWT, encoded by the coding sequence ATGATCTCTAAAAATGCAATACTTGGCCTCGTTGTCATTTTTATAATCGTAGGTGCTGGTGCTGGCATCTATCTCGTGACACAACCCGTCCACAATCCCTATGAAGTTGCAATAGTCTTTGCAACAGGGGGACTCGGTGACAAATCATTCAACGATGGATGCTACACAGGAGCGCAGAAGGCGAAGACGGATTATAATATTAATTTTACCTATTCCGAACCTGAAAAAATATCCGATTATGAAACCTTCTTGCGGCAGTACGCATCCCATGCCGGATATATTGAACCATTTGACCTCATCATCAGTGTCGGCTTCGATCAGGCAGATGCTGTAATGGCGGTAGCAAAGGACTATCCGAACCAGAAGTTCGCAATTGTTGACATGTTCATTGATCCAACAAACTATTCGAACGTGGCGTCACTCTTGTTCAATGAGAACGAGGGATCGGCCCTTGTCGGTGCGATCGCAGGCCTGACAACCAAGACAAACAAGATCGGATTCCTTGGTGGCATGGATATTCCGCTGATCAGAAAATTTGCCGCTGGCTATGTCTGGGGTGCAAACTACACCAATCCTGGAATCCAGCACACAGAACAATATGTGGGAGACTGGGCTGACCAAGCAAAGGGTAAGACCTTGGCAAGTGGAATGTACACGGACGGCGCAGACATCATCTTTGCTGCTGCCGGACGATCGGGACTCGGTGCTTTTGACGCAGCTAAAGAGATGAATGCAACCTCTTCGCACCCACTCTGGGTAATCGGCGTGGATTCACCGCAGATGTACCTCGGCTGCGCAGACACAGATAATCCGGCACCACCTACAGTAGGCCTGACATCTATGCTCAAGCGAGTCGATGTTGCAGTATACAGTATCATGCACGAGGCGGTTCTCGGCACGTGGACTGGCGGTCTCAAGTTCTTCAACTTGGCCAATGGTGGCCTCGACTATGAGATTAATGAGTCGCTTCTCACACTGCCGCAGTCGGTCAAGGATACTGTCAATGATCTCAAGCAGGCAATCATCAACGGGACCTTTACGGTACCTAGTGATATCTACTGGACATAA